In Panulirus ornatus isolate Po-2019 chromosome 18, ASM3632096v1, whole genome shotgun sequence, the DNA window AATTCACGTCAGAAAACGACAATTTAAATCACGTGTTGGTAAAGTGTTAATTCTAGTATTAGATTTAACACAACAGTGGTTTAATTCACTATGCAATCATTAGATACGGAAAACTGATCTGAGTACAACAGCTCTGCACCTGGTAATGTGAAAATAGAAGTATTCTATCTGATTATTTTGGTCTTATTACCCCTACACAGAACTTGAACCATTATAAACTTAACTTGCCGtatgtgtatttttctttttaaagaatatcaaaaattcGTGTGGTGGTGTATAATCAGGAACACGTTGATGTGTGGTGAGGAACAtgctggtgaagtgtggtggtgtgtggtcaggcaGAGGAATAGTGACGTGATGGTGTGTTGTCAGGTACGCGCTGGTGATGCCTCCAgacagagagtgggggagaggaatGCCCAATGGCTCCTTCACGGGCATGATCGGCATGTGTCAGAGGAAGGTGAGTCCCGCTGTGCCATCACCAGGTGAAGCACCCCACGAACCCTGCTGTGCCACCATTGAAGGTGGTGTACACTAAGGGTCTTGTAGGACATGTCTTGTAATATGAGAATATGATGCACACTATGGCTACCGCAGTACCAGTATATCCAGAACGCAGCACCCATGTGGTGACCATAATCGGTCATGAAAGCCTAGCCTAGCGATTGCTTTAAGTCAAAAGGGCCCAATGTCCAGTTGATGTTTACATTATCTGTAATTTGTAAGAACTTATGGGAACTAGACCAAAGATGAGCACAAGAGAAGTATATTTCGTtagttattaatatttttatcttAACTTTCAGTGAGAATATGATAAGGTTTATTCTCTCTGGGAGGCTGTCAGGGTGTAGAGAACAGCTGCATTCATCTATCAGGTTTTCACATCTTCAGGAGGTGGACATGGCCTTGGGTCCCTTCGGTGTGACGTGGGAAAGAGCTCAGGTGGTGGATTTTTCCTCAACCCTCTACATGGACGGGTTCGGCATCTTCCTGCCGCGTCCTAGGCTGGAGAGGGACTTAGCGGGGTTCACCAAGCCCCTGGCCTGGCAGGTGAAGCCATCATCCATGGTTGGTATGGAGCCTAGTGTTCATATTCGTCACAGGCAACACCTTCTTAAGTTCTTGAAAAACTACATGACCTCTTGGAGCTGGTGTCGCTACTGTGGGAAACGCATGATAATTTTGCCTTTTGCTCCATGTTTTGTTCTTCCAGTTTTCCTTCAAATATGATTTTTACAAAATGGCAAATATCGTATATCTAAAGACTTCGAAACTGTGAATGAGAAATTCCCCCTGGCCGTGTTTaaacctaaaacatttcatttttcgtTAGGGTACTTATTGTGGAGGTCAGTTTTCCGTCAATACTTAGTGTTTTCGATTTATACATTTATACTAAGGATTATTAGTAAGCGCCAAAAGGCTACATAAGGAGTACATATCCGGAATACTTCCTGAAactaatgaatataagaaaaaactTTGTCTGGGTAGAGAGTTGATGGTATTGCAAGAATCATTACAGGATAATTCAGGTCATAGATCAAGGTAAGAGGCCTTTCATTATATTTAGTTCGAGTAGCAAAAATCGTTCGCGTAACATGACGGTGTAAAGGAGATCGCAGCGTATCCAAGTTAAAATGGGTTTTAAGAAGACTTTCTCGTGTCATTTATGACGTTCCTGTCAGTACGTGGCGGATGGCTTGGTCCCGCTGGCTCACTGGAGCACATTGGAGAGGAGGATACTGGCCACTCCCTCTTCTGCTGACTGTTCCCCTAACTTTCTTTAATGAATCTTTTTAAGCTAATGATATTATATCTCTTGTTGAGTTACCCAGGTATTTCTCCAAATACTCATTCCTCCTCTCGACCAgcaggtgtggctggtgttggCAGCATTCCTCGGAGTAACCCTGTTGCTAGCCACCGTCTTTAACTAGTCTCGGCAGTAGGAGGTTCCTCTCACCAGCTGGGAACCCTGAGATCACCGTACCGGCAGATAGACCCAGATATACCACCAGAGCTCGCGATGGTCACCTCTTCGAAGCGTTCCCATACATTTGGTTCGCGCAAGCAGTACTGAGGCAGCGTAAGTATGAAGAGTGTAAGTGGAAGGGTCTCATATTTGGGTAAGATATTTCTCACGTTTATTGGCTTTAGTAGCAACATCGTCTGCCTCTTGCAGCCATCAGTGTCCTTCCACGGGCGGCAGCGGGTCGGGTGTTCCTGGGGACGTGGATGGTGGCAACCATCGTCCTCAGCTCGGCATACAAGGGCGTCCTGACCTCACTGCTGGCTGTGCCGATGGTCACCGTGCCTGTAGACTCGCTGGAGGACCTCGTCAACCACGGCAAGATTCCCTGGGCCAACGAGCGAGGCACTTCCCTACACCAACTCTTCAGTGTGAGTCATAATGTTGCACAGTCTTGTTGCTTCCTTCTTAGGATGGTATTATGATGTAACGTTCGCACGTAATTATAGTTTTCGTTTCCTTCGCTGCGTCCAAATGTCAGGATGTAGCGGAGAAATGTAAGTTTCTCTCGCAGCAAGATCGGCACTTTGTCTTACATGCTACAGCATAGCTTGTCATCGTAAGGAAATACCACATTAGGGCCACAACTAGTCGCCTGTAGTACCAACACTGATGGCACCTTTATCACAATCTTCGCTAATTAGTAAAgatatgtttattcatttttttttatatccttgaGAAAGTGAATTACTATGGTCTTCAGTACACAAAGGTTCGACTCTCAAACTGGCTGTAAACATCGATTACTTAAAGCTCCTGTGTATAGCAAACCACGTCATTCCAAACTAAATCACATATAAATACTTCTACAACAAATTTGATCTTTGATATAAATTACTATatcatttctatttatttattatactttgtcgctgtctcccgcgttagcatatCATCCAGAGATGGTAGAAAAAAATAGGAATATGATTTGCTTTGTTACTAGAATCTATtaccttaaaagaaaatataaaacgaCGTTTTTGAAACTTACGGATACGTAATGGTTCAAACAGGATTGTAGAAAAACGATCTTCACAATCGACGCGTAGTACAACATCAACAGTCGCAGTCGCCGTAAACATACCGAAGTGGCGGCCGCAGAGCCTTCAGGTTAGGCCCCAGTAGTCACTCATTCAGGTCTTGTGCATTCGTACTGGTAACCTGTACCAGATAAGGTTACACGATGGATATTCAGACTCACGAGCTAAAGCCAGTGTTAGCCAGTGTCTGTGAGGAAAAATGGAAGGTGTCATTTGGAAAGAGTAAAGCATGTAAACAAAATTGATAGTGTCTAGAATGTAGAACCAATGTGAAAAAGAGGTggatgactgtgaaaaagaacaGTGTAAGAGTAAAGTGttgagggaaaagaggaaagtatgTGGGGACGTCTGAGTGTCAAAGAAAATAAAGGTAAAAGTGTCTGAATGAGAAAACGCTACATAGAGAGAAAACGATTCTTTCATTTAATAAAGCCTTTTAAAGTTATCGGATCGATCCTTGTGAAGTAGATCAGAAGGCAGATTTGTCTCCTGCTTCTTTAGTGCATTTTAGGAATGTATTTGTGCCTTTGTTTCCTACGAGTACAGTACGGAGTgagagttatacactcatggGGCGTTATCTTGTCATAACTGTTTGTATGgtaagaggagagagttttacactcgtgttgcccagtctcctaacccttgtatatatgcacatacatactgtaccgtgtctttactgctatatatgtgtacctgtgtgtctgtacaactcccaggtgccagttggtgtatgtatgtacagtttcCAGCTGTAGGCAAGGATGGGCAGCATTATATGCCAGCTGATATGAATAATAAGATAGAGGAACTCAGGTTCAGGTGTCGCTGCAGGACGCTGAGTCTGGCTTGTACAAGATGGTGAACGACGGAGGCAGCCTGGTCGTGAACGCCTACCAGGCCAGACACAGGATCAAGGAGGAGCGGATGGCCGTGTTGTGTGACTTCTTCAccatgaggaaggtgaggacggTGGGGCGAGctgctggtgaaggtgaggacTAGGATGACGGTCACGTGGGTTATGGCGGAGGAGAACCATTCCTTACGACAATTCATGGTTTATCTTTCCTCTTTTAGTCTCCCTGTTTTGTCTAGTCTTCCTCGcactagtagtagttgtagtagtagtagtagtaatagaggtagtgatgataatggtaatgagtgTCAGTAGCTATAGTGGTAGTACTGGAAGATTAGAAAACCCctaagaaatcatttaatatttTTATCTGAACATCGAAGTATGGTACCGATGCTTATCTATGATGTctttcattgtcttcctcaaTATCCCAAAGGAGATGAggaacaaacaaaacacaaattTTGTCATCTAGAAAAGATAGATCAGCTTTAAAGTCTCATAGGCAAGGAAGGAACAAGAGGAACAGTCTGGCTGTCATATTTATATAACCCGGAACTTGGTCGAGGACCGTCAGTCAAAAGTATGTGTCGCGGCAGATCATGAGCGACGACTTCGGTCGGACGGGAGAGTGCCACTACTACATTGCAGCCGAACCCATCAAATCTGCTCCTCTGGCCTTCGCCTTCCCCAGGGGCAGTCCGCTCACCCCGCACTTCAACCGGTGGTAAGAGACCCCGTGGCATCATCCCCTCCGCACTCTCCTTCACACTTTGCTAACGCACTAAGCACTTGGCTTACGTCACcgtagaagaaaagaagaaggttGTGTTAATGTCTAAGGTTATGTTAACTTCAAAATCGTATTTGGCGCAGTGTGTGTTCGTTTGACGGAGGGTTTACGATCCTCTGCAGGATGGCGCCGCTGAAGGAGTCTGGGCTGGTGAGTCGCAGTGTGCTCGAGCTGACGTCCAACGCTACAGCTTGCCTGGTGGCGCCGGGCAAGGAGGGCGGACTGGGTTCCACTCTGGTCTTGACCCTCTCTGACCTCGCTGGGGTCTTCCTGCTCTTTGTTGGCGGTGAGTCAAAATGGGTCTTTGGTGTAATTGTAACTCATGGTGGGTCATGCTGAACTATGATGGGTAACAGGGAATTAAGATGAGTTGTGGGATTTTagatagaatgagtgatgaaaggtgtcagaagtgggaggaacaaagagaaggggaagaccaaattggagatgaagggATGGACTGTAAAAGATATtcggcgatcggggcctgaacaagcaggagggtgtaaggcgtgcacgggatagagtaagttggatcgatatggtatacaggggttgacgtgttgtcagtggtctgaaacagggcatgtgaagcgaccgaggtaaaccatggaaaggtctgtggggcctggttgtggacagggagaaTGGACGTGGGCGGATGCGGCCTTTTTTCGTGTGTCTGACGCTACCTCAgtaacacaggaaacggtgatcaagtgtgtggggtagggggtatATGCCTGAATGTGCTATTGCATATTATATTAGAGATTATGCCATAACAGTTGCCAAGCTAAGTTACGGTAGTTCTCCCTTAGAACATCTT includes these proteins:
- the LOC139754946 gene encoding probable glutamate receptor, producing the protein MSISTMSLSGRHLKVAADIWVPWVDLREAAKEEGGRGLGGLTLTASGVAAEFFDMIATKLNFTYALVMPPDREWGRGMPNGSFTGMIGMCQRKEVDMALGPFGVTWERAQVVDFSSTLYMDGFGIFLPRPRLERDLAGFTKPLAWQVKPSSMVGMEPSVHIRHRQHLLKFLKNYMTSWSWCRYCGKRMIILPFAPCFVLPVFLQIPPSLTSLGSRRFLSPAGNPEITVPADRPRYTTRARDGHLFEAFPYIWFAQAVLRQPISVLPRAAAGRVFLGTWMVATIVLSSAYKGVLTSLLAVPMVTVPVDSLEDLVNHGKIPWANERGTSLHQLFSDAESGLYKMVNDGGSLVVNAYQARHRIKEERMAVLCDFFTMRKIMSDDFGRTGECHYYIAAEPIKSAPLAFAFPRGSPLTPHFNRWMAPLKESGLVSRSVLELTSNATACLVAPGKEGGLGSTLVLTLSDLAGVFLLFVGGLVLGVLIWTLEALLSYKNLLDEKLELTST